Within the Mauremys reevesii isolate NIE-2019 linkage group 2, ASM1616193v1, whole genome shotgun sequence genome, the region caggctgaaagggcataacgagtggggttctccagggatcagttctggataaTTTCTATTCCAAATTTTAATCAATGAttgagataatggcatacagagtacaatTATCAAGTTTGTGAATGATAACAAGCTGcatgcatacaaaatgggaaacgacttcctaggaagaagtactgcaaAAAGGGATCTGGACCACAAGCTGAATATGAGTAGTCTGGAAAGGGATCTATGCAAAAAAACAGAACATCATCCTGAGAtatctgctctactctgcgctgactAGGCCTCAActtgagtattgtgtccagctttctgagcaccacatttcaggaaagatgtggacaaattggagagagtccagagaagagaaaaaaaatgaaggtctagaaaacatgacctataagggaaaTAGCATCTTTTTACAAAAGTGGTTTCTTACAAGCTATACGTATACATAAACTGCTACAGATAGCACATTTCTACACGTAGCAATTTCACATAGATTACAGTGCAAGAAACTGCTACCTGTAGGAATTTGCTACATCAGGTAGCAGTTTACTACAATAGCAATTTCTTACAATCCATTGCGTATCAGTAACTGCTACCAGCAGCACATTCCTACAGGGAGCCGTTTAATACACAACACGGGCCCTGAGTGTGACGGTTCCTGCCAACCGCCCTGGAACGTTCCCCCAGACAACGCACCTGTGCCCCGGCTCCCGACCTCCCTTTCTTTGAATCCTTTGTGGCCTCCGCGGCCGGTCCCGAGTCTCAAACAAAACTTGGCTCGGGGCCTGGCCTCGTGATTCTCCGCGGCCGCCGCCCATCTCCCCTGCCGGGACCCGCTCGCgccggggcagggagcggggccgggggcgcaGGAAGCCAGGAGCGGGGCGCAGCGGACAGGCCATGGGGCCCGAGGAGCCGGGCGCGAAGGCCGGGACCCAGCAGCCGAGGCGGGGCAGCGGGAAGATGGGCTCCGAGTTGGACCCAGAACCAGGTCCCGGCCCCGAACCGACCCTCCCCCCGCACCCGCACGACACCTTTGCCCTGTTTCTCAGCCGGCGTTTCGCCCGGCTCGGGGGGCTGGTCGGCGCCCACCCGTGGCCCTTCCTGCTGCTCTCGCTGCTGCTCTCGGGCGGGCTCGGCGCGGGCTTCCGCTTCTTGCCGCAGAGACGCGCCAATGACATCGAGGGGCAGTTCACGCCGCTCGGGGGGCCCGCCAAGAGCGAGCGGCGCTTTGCCCGGGAGCATTTCCCGACCCGCGACTCCGAGCGCTTCTCCGGCCAGAGGCTGCTCACGGAGGGCGCCTTCGCCTCCCTCATCGCGGTCTCCGCCTCCGGCAACAACCTCCTGACGGCGGGAGCCTTCGGGGAGCTCCTGCGGCTGGACGGGGCGGTGCAGCGCCTCGCTGTTCCCGGGGGGGACCCAGGCACCCAACTCTCCTACCCGGACCTGTGCGTCCGGAGCAACGGGTCCTGCAGCAGCCCCAACCCGCTCCTGGCGGCCGTGCAGGGCGAGCCGGCCCGGCTAGAGCCCCTCCTCCGGCAGCTCACGTACCCCGTGTTCGGGAGCCGCGTGTTCATGGGCACCTTCTTAGGAGGCGTTCAGCTGGCTCGCGGAGCGGGCGCCTCCCGGGTGCAGGCAGCCAAAGCCCTGAGGCTGGTTTATTACCTGCGAGAAGACGACGCCGCGGACCGAGAGAGGAGTTTGCAGTGGCTGGAAAACTTCCTCAAGCGCATCCCGGCTGAGCTGGAGGCTTTAAATCTCACCGCTGTCCAGGTACGGTGCCGAGCAGCCCCCGGGGTACGGAGCCCTCCCCGGGCTGTGCAGCGGGACGGGAGCCTCCGGCTGGAGCCTCCCCGCTTCGGGGGCGCCGGGCTCTGTTCCCAAACCCGGCACCCAAGCACGGATCCGGCCTGGGAGGAAAGGCGCTGAAATGCCGAAGGGAGGGGCCGCTTGTGCTGCACCTGCCCTGGGCTAGGTCGGAACGTGCCCTCTCCTTGTGTTCAGTTTAAGGCCAGACGCTGCTGGCACTGAAGCTAGAGGGGTTTTTCCCTCAAGACTTCAAAAGTGCAGGATCGGGCCACAGACACTGTGCGgttcttggggcagggaggggtcccGCTTTCCTCCGTCGATCCCCTTCAGTGAAGGTACCTCCTGAAATGTGCTGCCAGCCAGTTTCAGTTCTCAGTGATGTCATGGAGACTGAGGGTGGTTAGCAGGCAGGATGAGGCCTTCACAACACCATCACTGACACACGCTGAACTGTGGTACAGTGTGGGAAATAGCATCATTCTAGTATGTTTAAGAAGCTAAAATTTAGTTAGCTAAGGTGATCCTGTATTCCTAGTGCACCTCATTCCTTCTGTTGATTTCAAAGTGTTAGAGGATGTACCTGTACAATTGGACCCAGACCAGTTTCCctctaaaaaaaaccctgaacatGTGGCATGCTTTAATTCAGTCTGTTCTTTTCCTTGAAGAGTGTAAAGGCAGAGGGTGAAACTAGCATTTagttcaatgggaattttgcctgaataaagattgCAGGCCTAGGTCCAAACTATTTCAACCAAATGCGTTGCTCACCGTCATTCATCTTCTCTTGGGCTCTGTGCTTAACTGTGTGCTAATTTCTTTCTAATCTTAATGGGTGATTTTAGCTATGGCTGACAGCTAATTACAGCTAAAATGATAATGAAGATATTAAAATAGACTCTTTGAACCTTATTCCTATAATGTTTTAAACACAGGCATACAATACAAGAGCAGTGACAAATGTTATTTAACCTGTTATATTCTTTTTAATGGCAGGTGGCTTACTTTACCTCAATATCCAGACAAGAAGAGTTTGAAGGAAATACCAGGAAAGTGATCCCCCTGTTTTCCATAACATACTTCTTAACTATAACCTTTTCCATTATTTCTTGTTTAAGGTAAGCGCTTTTCTTCTAAGATTATgaacttatttttcttttctttactttGCCACAtcctttatatattttatattttatttaaattacctTTTACTTGAATTACAAACTCTTCTTTTCCAGCTGAAAAATAAGAGTTTGTAATTTGAGACAACGGCTCTCTTGCCTAGTAGTACAACAGAGCCCTAGTCCTTGGTTGAGGGTCTACTCCTAATAGTTAAAGTGTATGACTATTCATATTGATACAAAAATGGTAGGTGAGCCTTAAAGTCTTACTCATGCGAGTAGCTGTAGTGTAGTCAGACATCTTGCCCGAGTgagaactactcacatgagtaagaatTTGCTCAAACGTGCCCATATCTATATTTTTAAGGCAAGACTTGATGCAAATCTGGTACTGAAAAGCAGATGCATTATGACTGAAGTAATTTAGCACAGATGGACCAATCCTGTAGTAGCAGTTGCAAGGTACAGAGGGCCATGGCCACCAGAGCAGGTGTGCAAAAGGCCACCACAGGTATGTGGACAAGGCAATGCTTTCTATGTACCTATGTTTGAACACTTACACAGGACACTTACACAGACAAAAAAAGTAAAGGTGGAAAAATAAGGGATGTGTGTGCTTTCATAGGCTTCCTTATAGCTGATCCTGTCCTCCATCAAGAGTGTGAGGGACTATTTCCTATATAACTAGTTATACCTGCTCCATTGCAGGAGAATCTGAAATATGGATTGAAGGCAGTTGTCAATGACCAAAATGAGGATCCTGGGCTGCCAGGTTCCAAGGTGCAAAGCTTCCCTTCCTGCATACTATGCAGCTCTAGTTTTGGCCTATGTGAGATCAACCTTTCATTATGTTATCCTTGAATGGAAGAAAACATTtgtacaaaacaaagaaaaataggtATGAAATGTTCAAGAAAAAGCTGTAAtatgaatgtgtgtgttttgctgaGTTTCATGTTTTGCTGAATTTTCTGGTTTTTTCTAGGGATAGGAAAATCTCTTCTTCCAGGTTTGTTTGTGAAACCTGTATAACCTGTTTGTCTGGTTTTAGGATTCAGTACATCAACATTTCATGTAAAACAAAAACTAGAAAATGAATAgaccaagggtgggcaaactatggcccgcgggctggatctggcccgtgAACCATTTTAAGATGGCCCGCGAGCTGCACCACGTGGCTCGGCCCTGCTCCGGCACTCCAACCAGGGCGCTGGGACCACGTGACTCAGCCCCTCTTCGGCGCTCCCGCCGGGGTGCAGGGTCGGGGTGGCATCACGTGGCCTCTGGAAGCCGCggcatggccccgctccagctcctacgtgctccaatgggagctgtaggggcagTGCCTacggatggggcagcatgcagagccacctggctgcatcTCCGCATAGGAGTCAGAGAAGGGACgtgtcactgcttccaggagcccctTAAGGTAAGCacctctcagagcctgcaccgcctgagcctctcctcatgctccaaccctctgccccagccctgatcctcctcccactctccaaacccatCAATTCCAGGT harbors:
- the LOC120397382 gene encoding patched domain-containing protein 3-like isoform X2; the encoded protein is MGPEEPGAKAGTQQPRRGSGKMGSELDPEPGPGPEPTLPPHPHDTFALFLSRRFARLGGLVGAHPWPFLLLSLLLSGGLGAGFRFLPQRRANDIEGQFTPLGGPAKSERRFAREHFPTRDSERFSGQRLLTEGAFASLIAVSASGNNLLTAGAFGELLRLDGAVQRLAVPGGDPGTQLSYPDLCVRSNGSCSSPNPLLAAVQGEPARLEPLLRQLTYPVFGSRVFMGTFLGGVQLARGAGASRVQAAKALRLVYYLREDDAADRERSLQWLENFLKRIPAELEALNLTAVQVAYFTSISRQEEFEGNTRKVIPLFSITYFLTITFSIISCLRGWC